Within Chaetodon auriga isolate fChaAug3 chromosome 7, fChaAug3.hap1, whole genome shotgun sequence, the genomic segment TGAgactctctcccctctttcccaCCATCTgaagctttctctctctctctctctctctctctctctctctctctctctctctctctctctctcacacacacacacacacacacacacacacacactgttaaataCTATCCATTACCCCTCATCCCTCTTAacttccactctctctctctctcttgcatgCCTCTAAGTATTTTGGTTTTTATCCTGTGTGTGTAAACTATGCGGCGAAAGTACAAATAGGCCTCGTGTCCCGTGTCGAGCCGTGTGTGTCTCACATAAGGCTTCCAAGGTTCGCAGAAGAAGGGGTGGCCTCCCCGCCTCCCTGTTCCACTCCTCCatggaaagaaacacaaatgagaaacagaggCAGCGCAGCCctttcctccctgctctctggCTTACAGTGACTCACATATGAAGAATGTGGTGGGCTGGCCCGAGAGTTATTAATATCTCTTTTCCTAGGGTCCGCTAAGTCTCCTCAGGCCCATGCACAGGATCTAGACACTGTACCTTTATGAAAGACTTAACAACATCCCCCTATTTGGAGAATTCCTGAACTAGACCTGCAGCACTCCACACcctctcctgtgtgtttctgtgtgagggagaaaaagggaggGAATGTGAAAAAAAGCCAACTAAGGTgacaaaatgcacaaagaacagctgaaatgttcttatggaaatacagtttctGATCTCCAAATGAATTTAATGCTGACTACTTGTAAATTTCCAAGTCATTTGTAGCATTACCGCTTCAATGAGTAGAATAAAAAAATCCCCACAGCAGTTTGAACAATGCTCGCCTGTTACATAATTAGGCTGTGCTGAGTCATAAACCATCTGAGGCATTTGGTGCTCAAATCCAGCTACAGAGCGCTGCCACAGCGATGGGGAGAAGACCCAAACTACAGCTGAGGATCCCCACCAGCAGCAGACATCCCCAACAATGAAGCTTACTCAGTGAAAGCGGGGTCTCCATATACGTCACTCTGTGTTTACGTGGGGAATTCCTCAGGAGAAAACCTGCCGTGGAAGAAATACCGAGGTCATCAACTCTGGAGAGGGGTGACATCTGGCGGATACAGGATTCCTGGCAGCCGACTCTGAAACTATAACAGTGTCCAACTGTAGATGGCAGACTGGAGGCATGGAGCTTTCAGTCGGTACACATAAGGTTGTGAACCTGTCCTTTAACATccctttctctgcttctttaaatgtattattaacatatgttttaattttattcTGTATGTTAGCAGTGTATCAGTCAATCTGCTTTCAGTTCACTcatattgcactttttaatcAAATATCTTGGAAGGTAAATGGCTGATAGAATTGGTCACAAATGAGTAACAACCGTTACAGAgaacatcacattttattgttaATCCAAACAGTGAGTATGTTCAAAACAGTATTTGCTCAAAATATTTCCCACTTTACCAGAATATACATGGCTTATTCTTCTATGACTAAATCACTGACTTGAACCTtcacattcagaaacatttctgtaaaaaatatgaaaaatggtATGCAAGACAAGAAGGCAAAGCCACCGTATCTCTATTAAGAGACAAACATGTAGTATCAAAGGTAAAGCTGTGTCAGTGTACATAAAGTATCTTTCAATTCAAATACCAAATACACACGCGTCTTATCGAATATCACaaaaaggcagatttaatgactGTGTTCAAAAGAACAAAGAGCATTTGAATGTTGAATTTTTACTTATTCCTGCAGTGCTTAGAAGCTGAAATGATTCTTAATGTCTCTGATCTGTTTCATCATGTCACCGATTTGCTGTCCCTGTTCTCTGAGGACATCCTGGACAACCCTCTTGTGATGAGCATTGAGTGCGACTGTCGTCCTGGCTGTAGGCACATCCTTGTCCACTTGCGTCTTCTGGTACTCCATCTTCATGCTCACCTGTTTGATGCTGTTGTCCAGGTGTTTCAGCCGATCGCTGATGGTCTGCAGCTCATTCTTCATGTGCTTTTCGCAGTTGGACAGTATGGGTAGTTGGCTCTGCAGACTGCCCAGCACACTTTTAACCCTGTTCATGATGGTTTCCTGGCGATACTTTGCATCTTCGTACTTATCGGCCAACCTCTCTGCGGCCTCTCTCAgactcatcctctcctccttgcACAGAACCATCTCTTCCAACTGCTTGTTCTTCTGACTCGTGAGGAGTTTCACTCTTCTCTGCATCTCCTCACGGGCCATATCCTGCTTGAGAATGTACTCCTCACTGAAGACCTGTGTGGCtctgctgaggagctgcagacacTCCGGAGATGGTGGTGATGTGTCCTTCTCCCCAGCCTTAAGTACAAGAGGATTGGTGGAGCTACGTGTCAGGATGTTGCGGATGTGCTGCTCGAAGGAGTCCTCGGACAGCCCACGTAGAGGGGAGCTACCAGAGCCTGGACCTGGATAGGAGCAaagcaggggaggggagggagggcgAATGGAGCTCAGCAGGGGCAACAGGATGCATTCATAGGTGCTGGTGATGCAGATCATGGTGGCGCCCAAGGAAAGGTCAGACACGATCAAAAAGCCACGAACCGGAGCTGGCTGAGTGGTCAGGAGCGGCCTGGTACAAAGAATGTGCTCGACAATACATCGCTTCTCAGCAGCCAGCTCCATGAGACTGTCCTTATCCTTCTCATCGGACTGGAGGAACTTCTTCAGCTTCGTCACCCAGATTAGCCCCACACTGTGCACACCTGCTTCATGGGTGCAGTGATACCTTTGGTGGCACAGAGGGTCCCTGTGCAGCCGGATCGGGCAGGTGAAATCCAACTCTTGAGGCTCCTCGTCCTCTCCTGTAGCTACTTTGAGGGTGAGCTCCAGctcaacacactcaaacacatagAGAGCTGGCACTGCCTCTGTGCCTCGCGTCCACCTCTCCACTgcccccgtctcctcctcttcttcagactcCAACACTACACAGTGATACAGAGTACCTGTTTCTGTGGCGATGACAAGCACAGTGGGCACACACGGCAGGCAGAGGATGGCACAAGCATCATAGCCATAGTTATCTTCGGCTGCAGGATACATCGGGAGGGGTCCAGCGAGTTTACTCACATTCAGACCGTTTGTCTGGCTCGTGTAACTCAGAAAGGTCTCCCCATTTTCGTAGAGGATGTACAGGGGGTAGACCAGCTGTTCCTTGGGGGACCGCGCTGCCAGGTGCCGAGGGGGCGACAAGATCGGCCCGAAGTCAAACGCCACTGCGATCTCACCGAGAGCTGCTGCGTAGGAACGGCCCGGAGGATGGACGCTGCTGCCATCTTCCGACTGCGACGCTGACAGGACTTTGGCTAGCGCTTGGGGCGACCTCAAGCTGTAAAACCTAATGGTGTTGTCGGACGTGAGCAGCACCAGGTGGGGCTCGTCGGTCTCGTCGGGGTACCAAGACGCCTGCCGCAGATTCACCGACGGTGAGCTGGTGAAGAAGCGCTCCGCCACCGGGATGGTCTTGCAGTTGATCTCGCTCCTTCCGCCCTCGAACTCGGACCTCTTGCCCCACCGCTGAGGAAGCTCCAGCACCGAGACGCCCCGCTGCCCCACGAGTGCGACGTGGTGCTGCGTGGGGCTTAGCAACACCTGGCACACTTCGAAGAGAGGAGGGTTAATGCATAGCAACGTCTGATAGTTCCCGCTGCTGCGACTGTCTTCCGAGTTTAGCTGTCGCAGATTGGTCGTATAAAACACGCGGTCTGTGTCGTCCCACAGGAAAAAGTCCCCATCCAAACAAAAAGTGAGGTTTTTGGCGACCACTCTTTCATTTGCGCTGGATTCCAAATTCAACTTCTCTCGATTTTTTGTGAAAATACTATGGTTTGGTAAACCATCCAGCCATCGCTCCGCGTTGAATGCCGCCATCTTGACCCGCCGTCTGTCTCAGGGAAAACAGTCCATGGCAACACGAGAGTTCACGACAGCAGACGTCATTTAACGTATTACGTTGGCCGGTGTCGTATATTTTGCAGAATCACCATGGCGTTGAAAGAGACTGCAGGGCTGTATGAAACACTCAAAGCGGAGTGGAACAAGAAAAACCCAAACCTGAGTAAATGCGGAGAGCTTCTCAGCAAACTGAAGGTATGGTCGCACATTGGATTGCCTGTTTTTAACGTTATGGTTCGTTCCAGGTACACTGCCTATTTAGAAGCGCTAGCGCTGTTAGCAATTGTAGCTAAGTGTGCTAACTTAGGCTAGCAAGGCTAATGTTGTGTGTAAAGTTTTCTATAAACTTAAGACACACAATTTTATCCCCTTTTGGAAGATAACATTGGGCTCACATTTGGTAACCTCATTATCGTGTTCAGCTTAAAGGTCAGTATAATTGTTTTAGGGGTTACGACACTCAGGAAGCCAATCACTACAATCACTGTTGCTAATGTTGACGTACGTTACCGTCCGCTAACGTTAATTCAGTCCAGCTAACGCAAGTTTTAACCCGGAACCGACAACCAAAATAGCTATTACTTATTATAATGTTATACCTCCTCTGTCGCAATTATATTGTTGGGGTGACGTTTTATCTTCCAAAACCCCGTGCAGTCGCATGAAAAGATGACAGCTCGTTTGATTCAGTCATGAACGATTAGTGCCGTCATCTCAGATTATGGATAACACAGAATTTGCATAACACAACTGACACGTTAAGTTCGTattttgcagaaaatgacaccaacctttttttctgttctcctgTAGGTTTCCTTACTGGAGCTGAACTTTTTACCCACCAGTGGGTCCGCGCTCACtaagcagcagctcattttagCTCGTGAGTATTGGTGACAACTCAAGCTGAGGAACATTAATATCAATCATTGATTAGGGTTTGGCAACGTGATCAAGATTATATCTCCAAATCAGACAGatatgtgtctttgtttcaggTGATGTCCTTGAAATTGGAGCCTTGTGGAGTATCCTCAAGAAGGACATCCCATCCTTTGAGAGATACATGGCCCAGCTAAAATGTTACTACTTTGATTACAAGTAATGTCacctttgtcatttttcatgtgcaGTGGGATTCTGTCACACTAGTACTCACAGTGGGTTTCTAACATGGCTCTTTTTTATCTTTGTCATTAAGGGATGAACTGCCTGAAGCTGCCTACATGCACCAGTTGCTCGGACTGAACCTGCTCTTCCTGCTCTCACAGAACCGTGTGTCAGAGTTTCACACAGAACTTGAGAGACTGAGTGCACGAGATATTCAGACCAACGTGTACATCAGACACCCCGTGTCCTTAGAGCAGGTGCTGCGATTTACAcccagacaagcacaaatttagGTTTTGATATTGCACTGTTAGGAGTAGAATTTTGGTATCTGTGCATCCAATTAGTCATTTGTACTCTCAAATGATTCATTCAAAGGTACATTATGAACACAATGTCAGTAATAATTTGTATGTGAATGCCACATTAATGTTTTACATCCTCTCATGGCCTTTTCAGTACTTGATGGAGGGAAGCTACAACAAAGTATTTCTTGCCAAAGGCAACATCCCTGCTGAGAGCTACACCTTTTTTATAGATATTCTGCTGGACACAATTCGGTAAGAATCAGTGTTTT encodes:
- the nup88 gene encoding nucleoporin 88 encodes the protein MAAFNAERWLDGLPNHSIFTKNREKLNLESSANERVVAKNLTFCLDGDFFLWDDTDRVFYTTNLRQLNSEDSRSSGNYQTLLCINPPLFEVCQVLLSPTQHHVALVGQRGVSVLELPQRWGKRSEFEGGRSEINCKTIPVAERFFTSSPSVNLRQASWYPDETDEPHLVLLTSDNTIRFYSLRSPQALAKVLSASQSEDGSSVHPPGRSYAAALGEIAVAFDFGPILSPPRHLAARSPKEQLVYPLYILYENGETFLSYTSQTNGLNVSKLAGPLPMYPAAEDNYGYDACAILCLPCVPTVLVIATETGTLYHCVVLESEEEEETGAVERWTRGTEAVPALYVFECVELELTLKVATGEDEEPQELDFTCPIRLHRDPLCHQRYHCTHEAGVHSVGLIWVTKLKKFLQSDEKDKDSLMELAAEKRCIVEHILCTRPLLTTQPAPVRGFLIVSDLSLGATMICITSTYECILLPLLSSIRPPSPPLLCSYPGPGSGSSPLRGLSEDSFEQHIRNILTRSSTNPLVLKAGEKDTSPPSPECLQLLSRATQVFSEEYILKQDMAREEMQRRVKLLTSQKNKQLEEMVLCKEERMSLREAAERLADKYEDAKYRQETIMNRVKSVLGSLQSQLPILSNCEKHMKNELQTISDRLKHLDNSIKQVSMKMEYQKTQVDKDVPTARTTVALNAHHKRVVQDVLREQGQQIGDMMKQIRDIKNHFSF
- the psmd8 gene encoding 26S proteasome non-ATPase regulatory subunit 8, whose translation is MALKETAGLYETLKAEWNKKNPNLSKCGELLSKLKVSLLELNFLPTSGSALTKQQLILARDVLEIGALWSILKKDIPSFERYMAQLKCYYFDYKDELPEAAYMHQLLGLNLLFLLSQNRVSEFHTELERLSARDIQTNVYIRHPVSLEQYLMEGSYNKVFLAKGNIPAESYTFFIDILLDTIRDEIAGCIEKAYEQIQFSEATRVLFFSSPKKMTEYAKKRGWTLSPDGYYSFTSQQQRTEEVTIPSTELAQQVIEYARQLEMIV